A single region of the Ziziphus jujuba cultivar Dongzao chromosome 10, ASM3175591v1 genome encodes:
- the LOC107409384 gene encoding auxin response factor 18: protein MKEAEKSLDPQLWHACAGGMVHMPPVNSKVFYFPQGHAEHAQTNVDFSSAAPHRIPALILCRVAAVKFMADPETDEVFSKIKLVPLGNNELNCEVGLGVGVGGDGVLGAGGGSDENPEKPASFAKTLTQSDANNGGGFSVPRYCAETIFPRLDYSADPPVQTVIAKDVHGEIWKFRHIYRGTPRRHLLTTGWSTFVNQKKLVAGDSIVFLRADNGDLCVGIRRAKRGIVGAGGGGGPESLSPSGWKRNPGSCVSSYGGFSMLLREEENKLMMRNGCGNSIPGGGRVRPEAVVEAAAMAAKGQPFEVVYYPRASTPEFCVKASAVRAAMRIQWCSGMRFKMAFETEDSSRISWFMGTVASVQVADPIRWPNSPWRLLQVTWDEPDLLQNVKRVSPWLIELVSNMPLVHLSSLSPPRKKLRLLQHPDFTLDGQFTVPSFSGNPLGPSSPLCCLPDNTPAGIQGARQTQFGLSLSHLHLNNKLQSGLFSSSFQQFNQHSRISNGIMTGRTNSNDSGLSCLLTMGNSSPKLEKSDSVKKHKFLLFGQPILTEQQISHGNSTVTVSQVLSGKNSTDEISERAKFLSDGSGSTLEQQVSSEKSSSPGFSWNQGLQAAELGLDTGHCKVFMESEDVGRTLDLSVLGSYEELYMRLANMFGIERSEMLSHVLYRDASGALRQTGDEPFSDFMKTAKRLTILTDSGSNNIGRTWVTGIRNAENGLGASSKTGPLSIFA, encoded by the exons ATGAAGGAAGCAGAAAAAAGCTTGGATCCGCAGCTATGGCACGCATGTGCAGGAGGGATGGTTCACATGCCTCCGGTGAACTCCAAAGTCTTCTACTTCCCTCAAGGCCACGCCGAGCACGCCCAGACAAACGTAGATTTCTCCTCCGCCGCCCCCCACCGTATTCCGGCGCTCATTCTCTGCCGTGTCGCCGCCGTGAAATTCATGGCGGACCCAGAAACCGACGAGGTCTTCTCCAAGATAAAGCTGGTTCCTCTGGGAAACAACGAGCTCAATTGCGAAGTCGGACTCGGCGTCGGCGTTGGCGGAGATGGAGTTTTGGGTGCTGGTGGTGGTTCCGACGAAAACCCCGAAAAACCAGCTTCTTTCGCGAAGACACTGACCCAATCCGACGCCAACAATGGTGGGGGTTTCTCCGTTCCCAGATACTGCGCGGAGACGATCTTCCCGCGTTTGGATTACTCCGCCGACCCTCCGGTCCAGACCGTCATAGCCAAGGACGTCCACGGTGAAATCTGGAAGTTCAGGCACATTTACCGAGGAACACCCCGCCGACATTTGCTGACCACCGGCTGGAGCACCTTCGTCAACCAGAAGAAACTCGTCGCCGGCGATTCCATCGTCTTCCTCAGGGCCGATAATGGTGATCTCTGCGTCGGGATTAGGCGGGCCAAGAGAGGTATCGTCGGCGCCGGCGGCGGTGGTGGGCCGGAATCCCTATCTCCTTCCGGTTGGAAACGGAATCCCGGAAGCTGCGTTTCGTCATATGGTGGATTCTCTATGCTGTTGAGGGAGGAAGAGAACAAGCTGATGATGAGGAATGGGTGTGGGAATTCGATCCCCGGTGGCGGCAGGGTGAGGCCTGAAGCTGTTGTGGAGGCTGCGGCTATGGCGGCGAAAGGGCAGCCGTTCGAGGTGGTGTACTATCCGAGAGCAAGTACTCCGGAGTTCTGTGTTAAGGCCTCGGCGGTGAGAGCGGCAATGAGGATCCAGTGGTGCTCTGGGATGAGGTTCAAGATGGCATTTGAAACTGAGGATTCCTCCAGGATTAGCTGGTTCATGGGAACCGTAGCCTCTGTTCAGGTTGCTGATCCAATCCGCTGGCCTAATTCTCCATGGCGGCTTCTTCAG GTGACATGGGATGAACCAGACTTGCTACAAAACGTAAAGCGTGTAAGCCCATGGTTGATTGAATTGGTATCTAACATGCCCCTTGTCCACTTGTCATCTCTTTCACCACCACGAAAGAAGTTGCGGCTCCTGCAACACCCAGACTTTACTCTCGATGGTCAATTCACCGTGCCATCGTTTTCAGGCAACCCCCTTGGGCCCAGCAGCCCCTTGTGTTGTCTACCTGATAACACTCCTGCAGGCATACAGGGAGCCAGGCAAACCCAATTTGGATTATCTTTATCACATCTCCACCTTAACAACAAGCTGCAGTCAGGGCTGTTTTCCTCCAGTTTCCAGCAGTTCAATCAACATTCTAGAATTTCTAATGGGATCATGACAGGCCGCACGAATAGCAACGATAGTGGCCTATCTTGCTTGCTAACAATGGGGAATTCTAGTCCGAAATTGGAGAAGTCGGATAGTGTAAAGAAACACAAGTTTTTACTCTTTGGTCAACCTATACTCACCGAGCAGCAAATCTCTCATGGCAATTCCACTGTGACAGTCTCACAAGTTCTTAGTGGGAAAAATTCAACAGACGAGATTTCAGAAAGAGCCAAGTTTCTTTCTGATGGCTCCGGATCCACACTTGAGCAGCAGGTTTCATCAGAAAAATCATCAAGTCCTGGGTTTTCATGGAATCAAGGTTTACAAGCGGCTGAATTAGGACTTGATACCGGTCATTGCAAGGTATTCATGGAGTCGGAGGATGTGGGGAGGACTCTTGACCTCTCTGTTTTGGGCTCTTATGAAGAGCTATATATGAGGTTGGCCAACATGTTTGGAATAGAAAGATCAGAGATGCTGAGCCACGTTCTTTACCGTGATGCAAGCGGTGCTCTTAGACAAACAGGAGATGAACCGTTCAG CGATTTTATGAAAACTGCAAAAAGGCTGACGATTCTAACAGATTCAGGCAGCAACAATATTGGAAG GACATGGGTCACAGGGATTCGGAATGCTGAAAATGGACTAGGTGCATCAAGTAAGACTGGTCCTCTGAGCATATTTGCTTAG